The Ostrinia nubilalis chromosome 17, ilOstNubi1.1, whole genome shotgun sequence genome contains a region encoding:
- the LOC135079761 gene encoding dolichyl-diphosphooligosaccharide--protein glycosyltransferase subunit 4 — protein MITDIQLAVFSNILGVSIFLLVILYHYINANSSSK, from the exons ATGATTACCGATATCCAATTGGCGGTATTCTCCAACATCCTGGGAGTATCTATATTCTTATTGGTAATTCTTTACCATTACATCAACGCAAACAGCTCATCAAA gtaa